Proteins from a single region of Hordeum vulgare subsp. vulgare chromosome 6H, MorexV3_pseudomolecules_assembly, whole genome shotgun sequence:
- the LOC123401883 gene encoding 2-methylene-furan-3-one reductase-like: protein MQAFLAYSILPNPCSRSCFPRPATRPQLLLSSVPAARTSDAATARRCGGPGRSVVTAASSSPAVAVTATDVPGTMKAWAYEEYGDASVLKLDEAVSVPAVGEDQVLVKVAAAALNPVDSKRRMGKFKATDSPLPTVPGYDMAGVVVKVGSQVKNLKEGDEVYGHISEKVLEGPKQFGSLAEYTAVEEKLVALKPKSIDFAQAAGLPLAIETAHEGLERAGFSAGKSILVLGGAGGVGSLVIQLAKQVYGASKVAATASTPKLELLKSLGADVAIDYTKDSFDDMPDKYDVVFDAVGQGEKAVKVVKEGGSVVVLTGAVTPPGFRFVVTSDGSVLAKLNPYLESGKVKPVVDPKGPFPFSQVVEAFSYLETGRAAGKVVISPVP, encoded by the exons ATGCAAGCATTCCTCGCCTACTCGATCCTTCCGAATCCATGCTCCAGGTCATGCTTCCCGCGCCCAGCGACGcgaccccagctcctcctgtCCTCGGTTCCGGCAGCGAGGACGAGTGATGCCGCCACCGCAAGAAGATGCGGTGGGCCGGGCCGGAGCGTGGTGACCGCGGCGTCATCGTCCCCGGCGGTGGCCGTCACGGCGACGGACGTTCCCGGGACGATGAAGGCTTGGGCGTACGAGGAGTATGGGGACGCCAGCGTGCTCAAGCTCGACGAGGCCGTGTCGGTGCCGGCGGTGGGCGAGGACCAGGTGCTGGTGAAGGTGGCGGCCGCGGCGCTCAACCCCGTTGATTCCAAGCGGCGCATGGGCAAgttcaaggccaccgactccccaCTCCCG ACTGTGCCAGGGTACGACATGGCCGGAGTCGTCGTCAAGGTCGGCAGCCAGGTAAAGAACCTCAAGGAGGGCGACGAGGTGTACGGCCACATCAGCGAGAAGGTCCTCGAGGGTCCCAAACAGTTCGGCTCGCTGGCGGAGTACACCGCCGTGGAGGAGAAGCTGGTGGCCCTCAAGCCAAAGAGCATCGACTTCGCGCAGGCCGCCGGTCTGCCGCTCGCCATCGAGACCGCCCACGAGGGCCTCGAGAGGGCGGGCTTCTCCGCCGGCAAGTCCATCCTTGTCCTCGGCGGCGCCGGTGGAGTCGGGTCCCTTGTCATCCAG CTGGCGAAGCAAGTTTACGGCGCATCGAAGGTGGCGGCCACAGCCAGCACCCCGAAGCTGGAGCTCCTGAAAAGCCTGGGAGCCGACGTGGCCATCGACTACACCAAGGACAGCTTCGACGACATGCCGGACAAGTACGACGTCGTGTTCGACGCAGTCG GCCAGGGCGAGAAGGCGGTCAAGGTGGTGAAGGAAGGCGGCAGCGTGGTGGTCCTCACCGGCGCGGTCACGCCGCCGGGGTTCCGGTTCGTGGTCACCTCCGACGGGTCCGTCCTGGCGAAGCTCAACCCTTACCTCGAGTCCGGGAAGGTGAAGCCGGTGGTCGACCCCAAGGGGCCTTTCCCCTTCTCCCAGGTCGTGGAGGCGTTTTCCTACCTCGAGACAGGAAGAGCCGCCGGCAAAGTGGTCATTTCGCCTGTTCCATGA